Proteins encoded in a region of the Cytobacillus pseudoceanisediminis genome:
- a CDS encoding ABC-F family ATP-binding cassette domain-containing protein, giving the protein MSVLNVQNLSHGFGDRAIFNDVSFRLLKGEHVGLVGANGEGKSTFMNIVTGKLQPDEGKVEWSRKVRVGYLDQHAVLKKGTTMRDALSTAFQYLFDAESEINELYAKMGDEGADIDALLAEVGELQETLDSNDFYQINSKVEEVARGLGLDDVGLDRDIDDLSGGQRTKVLLAKLLLEKPEILLLDEPTNYLDEQHIEWLKRYLQEYENAFILISHDIPFLNNVVNLIYHMENQELNRYVGDYDNFLKVYEMKKQQLEAAYKRQQQEIADLKDFVARNKASVATRNMAMSRQKKLDKMEIIELGREKPKPEFIFKEARAASRWIFTTEDLVIGYNEPLSRPLNLKMERGQKIAFVGANGIGKSTLLKSILGLISPISGKVERGEYQYIGYFEQEVKQANYNTCIEEIWSEFPSMNQAEVRAALAKCGLTTKHIESKIEVLSGGEKAKVRLCKILNTETNLLILDEPTNHLDVEAKEELKRALKAYRGSILMVSHEPDFYREIATDIWNCEDWTTKVF; this is encoded by the coding sequence ATGAGCGTATTAAATGTACAAAATTTAAGTCACGGTTTCGGTGATCGTGCGATTTTCAATGATGTGTCTTTTCGACTTTTAAAAGGTGAACACGTTGGACTAGTTGGGGCAAATGGAGAGGGTAAGTCTACTTTCATGAATATTGTTACCGGGAAGTTACAACCCGACGAGGGGAAAGTTGAGTGGTCACGAAAAGTTCGTGTTGGTTACTTAGATCAGCATGCTGTACTTAAAAAGGGCACTACGATGCGTGACGCTTTGAGTACTGCTTTTCAATATCTTTTTGATGCTGAATCAGAGATCAATGAACTTTATGCAAAAATGGGTGATGAAGGTGCTGATATCGATGCATTACTTGCAGAAGTTGGCGAGCTGCAAGAAACTTTAGATAGTAATGATTTCTATCAAATTAATTCAAAAGTTGAGGAAGTTGCTCGTGGCCTAGGATTAGACGATGTTGGACTTGATCGTGATATAGATGATCTCAGCGGTGGGCAGCGTACGAAAGTTTTACTAGCAAAGCTTTTGCTGGAAAAACCTGAAATCCTATTACTAGACGAGCCTACAAACTATTTGGATGAACAGCATATCGAATGGTTGAAGCGCTATTTACAGGAATATGAGAATGCATTTATCTTGATTTCACATGATATTCCATTCTTGAACAATGTTGTTAACTTGATCTATCACATGGAAAACCAAGAGTTAAATCGCTATGTTGGTGACTATGATAACTTCTTAAAAGTATATGAAATGAAAAAGCAGCAGCTAGAGGCTGCATACAAACGTCAACAACAAGAAATTGCTGATTTAAAGGATTTCGTTGCTCGCAACAAGGCAAGTGTTGCGACTCGTAATATGGCGATGTCTCGTCAAAAGAAGCTCGACAAAATGGAAATTATTGAATTGGGGAGAGAGAAGCCGAAACCAGAGTTTATTTTCAAAGAAGCTCGTGCAGCTAGTCGCTGGATTTTCACGACTGAAGATCTTGTTATTGGTTACAATGAACCACTTTCACGCCCTCTGAATTTAAAAATGGAACGCGGACAAAAAATTGCATTCGTGGGAGCTAACGGTATTGGTAAGTCTACTCTTTTAAAAAGTATTCTTGGATTGATTAGTCCCATTTCGGGTAAAGTGGAACGCGGTGAGTATCAATACATCGGTTACTTCGAGCAGGAAGTTAAGCAGGCCAACTACAACACTTGTATTGAAGAGATTTGGAGCGAGTTCCCAAGTATGAATCAGGCTGAAGTTCGTGCTGCTCTGGCAAAATGCGGATTAACGACGAAACATATTGAAAGTAAAATCGAAGTCCTTTCTGGCGGCGAAAAAGCCAAAGTTCGATTGTGTAAAATTTTAAACACAGAAACGAATTTATTAATTCTAGACGAACCTACCAACCACTTGGATGTGGAAGCAAAAGAAGAGTTAAAGCGAGCTTTAAAGGCATATCGCGGAAGTATCTTGATGGTATCCCACGAACCTGATTTCTATCGTGAAATTGCGACCGATATTTGGAATTGTGAGGATTGGACTACGAAAGTTTTTTAA
- a CDS encoding DegV family protein: MTKKKIAWITDSTAYISEDLLEHPDVYIVPLLITFGEESFEDGIDLNTDQLYSRIRTEKEVPKTSQPSAGRFAELFETLKIEYDAAVAVHVSSKLSGTMNSCLAGSELAGFPVSAVDSKCMSYAITSLIYKGLKLAENEMPVHKIAEILQSEADKSENYILLGSLEQFYKGGRMSGTQYLLGSILKIKPIIRINRDGAFELFDKVRSDKKAIKRMIELLGDAYESHTIPQVQIMHGNVRGKAEELAEEIKSHFPRLDIIIGEISSTIAAHAGEGTIAIIWQNEK, translated from the coding sequence ATGACAAAAAAGAAGATTGCCTGGATAACAGACAGCACTGCTTATATTTCTGAGGATCTGCTCGAACACCCTGATGTTTATATTGTGCCTCTATTAATAACATTCGGTGAGGAGTCATTTGAAGATGGTATTGATTTAAACACAGATCAGCTGTACAGCCGGATCCGGACTGAAAAAGAAGTTCCTAAAACTTCACAGCCTTCTGCCGGGAGATTTGCTGAACTATTTGAAACATTGAAGATTGAATATGATGCTGCGGTCGCTGTACATGTTTCCAGCAAATTAAGCGGTACGATGAACAGCTGCCTGGCCGGATCTGAGCTGGCAGGGTTCCCTGTTTCGGCAGTTGATTCAAAATGCATGTCTTATGCTATTACGTCTTTAATCTATAAAGGATTAAAGCTTGCTGAGAATGAAATGCCAGTTCATAAGATTGCTGAAATCCTTCAAAGTGAGGCAGACAAATCTGAGAATTATATCTTGCTTGGCAGCCTTGAGCAATTTTATAAAGGCGGCAGAATGTCAGGAACACAATATCTGCTGGGAAGCATATTAAAAATAAAGCCAATAATCCGCATTAACCGGGACGGTGCGTTTGAATTGTTTGATAAAGTCCGTTCGGATAAAAAAGCAATTAAAAGAATGATAGAATTGCTCGGGGATGCTTACGAAAGCCACACCATTCCTCAGGTTCAAATCATGCATGGGAATGTGCGGGGCAAAGCGGAGGAACTGGCAGAGGAAATCAAATCACACTTTCCCCGCCTCGATATTATCATTGGTGAAATAAGCTCAACCATTGCTGCCCATGCAGGCGAAGGTACAATCGCCATCATTTGGCAGAATGAAAAGTAA
- a CDS encoding homogentisate 1,2-dioxygenase encodes MFYRQMGRIPHKRHTTFKKSDGTLFREQVMGTKGFSGTQSILYHHYMPTEVARTELIGKYVPEYEEQESLKHRHLFTDQIEKKGNALSAREYLLGNDDLLIGSINITEPMKSFYRNGDGDEMLYIHYGTGKIETMFGTLTYRPGDYVIIPIGTIYRVIPDNEQLTKVLLVESFSQITTPRRYRNEYGQLLEHSPFCERDIRGPETLETYDQKGEHEVITKTRGYLHSHILNHHPLDVEGWDGYLYPWVFNIEDFEPITGRVHQPPPVHQTFEGHNFVVCSFVPRLYDYHPEAIPAPYYHSNVNSDELLYYVEGNFMSRKGIREGSITLHPSGIPHGPHPGKTEASIGKKETLELAVMIDTFRPLKLVKKAKLIEDEKYMYTWIE; translated from the coding sequence ATGTTTTATCGCCAAATGGGAAGAATCCCGCACAAACGGCATACGACTTTCAAAAAATCGGATGGAACCCTTTTCAGGGAACAGGTTATGGGGACAAAAGGTTTTTCCGGCACCCAATCCATTCTTTATCATCACTACATGCCGACAGAAGTAGCACGTACTGAGCTGATAGGAAAATATGTTCCCGAGTATGAGGAACAGGAAAGCTTGAAGCACCGCCATTTGTTTACAGATCAAATCGAAAAGAAAGGAAATGCACTTTCAGCACGGGAATATCTGCTTGGTAATGATGATCTTTTAATAGGCAGTATAAATATTACAGAGCCGATGAAGAGCTTTTACCGGAATGGTGATGGCGATGAGATGCTTTACATTCACTATGGAACAGGAAAAATTGAGACTATGTTCGGAACCTTAACCTATCGTCCGGGGGACTATGTCATAATTCCGATAGGCACTATTTACCGGGTGATTCCGGACAATGAGCAATTGACAAAAGTACTCCTGGTGGAGTCCTTCAGCCAAATTACAACACCAAGAAGATATCGAAATGAATATGGGCAGCTGCTCGAACATAGTCCTTTCTGTGAAAGAGATATTCGGGGACCAGAGACCTTGGAAACATATGATCAAAAAGGGGAACATGAAGTCATTACGAAAACAAGGGGATATTTGCATTCTCATATCCTGAATCATCATCCGCTTGATGTGGAAGGCTGGGACGGCTATCTCTATCCGTGGGTATTTAATATTGAAGACTTTGAACCGATTACTGGAAGGGTCCATCAGCCCCCGCCAGTTCATCAGACATTTGAAGGACATAATTTTGTTGTATGTTCTTTTGTTCCCAGATTATATGACTACCATCCAGAGGCCATCCCTGCCCCTTACTATCACAGCAATGTCAATAGTGATGAACTGCTTTATTATGTGGAAGGCAACTTTATGAGCAGAAAGGGTATCAGGGAAGGCTCCATCACTCTTCATCCGAGCGGGATTCCCCATGGCCCTCATCCCGGGAAGACTGAAGCAAGCATTGGCAAAAAGGAAACTCTTGAGCTTGCTGTTATGATTGATACATTCAGGCCATTAAAATTGGTGAAAAAAGCTAAGTTAATAGAAGATGAAAAGTACATGTATACATGGATTGAATAG
- a CDS encoding fumarylacetoacetate hydrolase family protein codes for MKFITFQKSDGSIRAGWLKNKEFAVDMHEATNGVLPKTMLAFLENHEFFMEYLLTSKKLKDTDRGVYSLSEVTLKAPLPNPKSFRDFYAFEEHVKTARANRGLDMIPEWYDIPVFYFSNHLSIKGPNEEISRPSQCKWLDYELEIACIIGKEGRDIKASEADDYIFGYCILNDWSARDIQRKEMKVGLGPAKGKDFATSTGPYIVTKDELEHFRVENGYDLPMTAKVNGTLLSEGNMQDLYYSFYEMIERASDGVTLCPGEMIGSGTVGSGCILELGTDVHRWLEQGDEVELEIGNLGVLKNRIANK; via the coding sequence ATGAAATTCATAACTTTTCAAAAATCAGATGGATCCATTAGAGCTGGCTGGCTGAAGAATAAGGAGTTTGCCGTTGATATGCATGAAGCGACCAATGGTGTTCTTCCCAAAACCATGCTGGCATTCCTGGAGAATCATGAATTTTTTATGGAATACTTATTAACCAGCAAAAAACTGAAGGACACTGATAGAGGGGTATATTCTTTATCGGAAGTCACCTTAAAAGCACCACTTCCAAATCCAAAAAGCTTCCGGGATTTCTATGCTTTCGAGGAACATGTAAAAACGGCAAGAGCTAACCGCGGACTTGATATGATACCCGAATGGTATGACATACCAGTTTTTTATTTCTCAAATCATTTAAGCATCAAGGGGCCGAATGAAGAAATTTCACGTCCCAGTCAGTGCAAATGGCTTGATTATGAGCTGGAAATTGCCTGTATCATTGGAAAAGAAGGAAGGGATATCAAAGCTTCTGAAGCGGATGATTATATTTTCGGTTATTGCATCTTGAATGATTGGAGCGCAAGAGACATTCAGCGCAAAGAAATGAAGGTAGGTCTTGGCCCTGCAAAAGGGAAGGATTTTGCCACTAGTACAGGGCCATATATCGTTACAAAAGATGAGCTGGAGCATTTCCGTGTTGAAAACGGCTATGATTTGCCGATGACAGCAAAAGTAAATGGAACTCTTCTCTCAGAGGGGAATATGCAGGATCTCTACTATTCTTTTTACGAAATGATTGAGCGGGCTTCTGATGGTGTAACCCTTTGCCCTGGTGAAATGATAGGCTCTGGGACTGTTGGGAGCGGCTGCATCCTTGAGCTTGGCACAGATGTGCACCGCTGGCTTGAACAAGGGGATGAAGTTGAGCTTGAGATTGGAAATCTGGGGGTCTTAAAAAATCGAATTGCAAACAAGTGA
- a CDS encoding flavin reductase family protein translates to MELNPASLEWNDAYKLLVGSILPRPIAFVTTMDADGNVNAAPFSFFTAICADPMLICFSPMRKGTDGSKKDTLANIEETKEFVINIVSQDFTEKMNICAADYPAGTDELVAAGLTKEKSAAVNPPRVKESKIHLECSLHQVLHFGERPGSGSLVIGKVEHVHVAEELYENGRISSEKLKPVGRMAGHIYTRPMTDVFELIRKTEPR, encoded by the coding sequence ATGGAATTAAATCCTGCCAGTCTGGAATGGAATGACGCTTATAAGCTGCTGGTTGGTTCTATCCTGCCGCGTCCCATTGCGTTTGTTACCACTATGGATGCGGATGGAAATGTAAATGCAGCTCCATTTAGCTTTTTTACTGCCATATGTGCAGATCCGATGCTGATTTGTTTTTCTCCGATGCGAAAAGGGACAGATGGCTCTAAGAAAGACACACTTGCCAATATCGAAGAAACAAAGGAATTCGTTATTAACATAGTCAGTCAAGACTTTACAGAGAAGATGAATATTTGTGCAGCGGATTACCCGGCTGGTACAGACGAACTGGTCGCCGCTGGGCTCACTAAAGAAAAAAGTGCCGCTGTGAATCCTCCTCGGGTGAAAGAATCAAAAATTCACTTGGAATGCAGTCTCCATCAGGTACTTCATTTTGGAGAACGACCTGGCTCAGGAAGCCTGGTGATTGGTAAAGTGGAGCATGTGCATGTTGCTGAAGAGCTATATGAAAATGGAAGGATTAGTTCTGAGAAACTAAAGCCAGTTGGCCGAATGGCAGGACATATTTATACCAGGCCGATGACGGATGTATTTGAATTAATCCGAAAAACAGAGCCAAGGTGA
- the hisC gene encoding histidinol-phosphate transaminase: MARIQTKSAVEKIVSYPLGSSPEEIKEKFNLMAVRKMSDNENVYGCSPEVKNSISKAMNSLYFYPDGTVSLLKRKLAGFYNINQDKFLVSNGSEEIIRLLTRAYISTGDEAIMAQMTFPRYETNVLIEGGSAITVPLQNGTHNLNAMYAQVSKKTKMIFICNPNNPTGTIVGKTELLQFIEKVPSNILIILDEAYYEYVQSSDYLDSISLLEKKPNLIILRTFSKIYGLAGLRVGYGIMDSEIVNELHKVKDVFNVNHLAQAAAAAALHDQGFIRECAEKNAKEMKFVSQKLNDLQVRFFPSQTNFIYIFSQYPIAENLIANGLVVRQMKLEGYLDAFRMTLGTREDNEAAIDVINKLLNEKAV, translated from the coding sequence ATGGCCAGAATCCAGACAAAAAGCGCCGTGGAGAAGATTGTTTCTTATCCGCTTGGCAGCTCGCCGGAAGAGATCAAAGAAAAGTTCAATTTAATGGCTGTCCGGAAAATGTCTGATAATGAAAATGTGTATGGCTGTTCACCAGAAGTAAAGAACAGCATCAGCAAGGCGATGAATAGCCTTTATTTTTATCCGGACGGAACTGTTTCCCTGCTTAAGCGCAAACTGGCCGGATTCTACAATATAAATCAAGATAAATTTCTTGTAAGCAATGGATCAGAAGAAATCATCCGTTTATTGACTAGAGCATACATAAGCACTGGAGACGAGGCTATTATGGCACAGATGACCTTTCCTCGCTATGAAACAAACGTCCTGATTGAAGGAGGCAGTGCTATTACTGTCCCGCTGCAAAATGGCACACATAATCTAAATGCCATGTATGCACAGGTCAGCAAAAAAACAAAAATGATATTTATCTGCAATCCCAACAACCCTACAGGAACCATAGTCGGTAAAACAGAACTTCTGCAATTCATCGAAAAAGTTCCTTCGAATATCTTGATTATTCTAGATGAAGCTTACTATGAATATGTGCAATCATCAGATTACCTTGACTCTATTTCACTTTTGGAAAAGAAGCCGAATTTGATCATTCTGCGGACTTTTTCCAAAATTTACGGTCTTGCCGGTCTCCGTGTCGGCTATGGAATCATGGATTCCGAGATAGTGAATGAGCTTCATAAGGTGAAAGATGTTTTTAATGTCAATCATCTTGCCCAGGCAGCCGCTGCAGCGGCATTACATGACCAAGGCTTTATAAGGGAATGTGCTGAAAAAAATGCCAAAGAGATGAAATTTGTGAGTCAGAAGTTAAATGATTTACAGGTTCGCTTTTTTCCTTCCCAAACCAACTTTATTTATATTTTTAGTCAGTATCCAATAGCGGAGAACTTGATTGCCAATGGCTTAGTTGTCCGGCAAATGAAGCTTGAGGGATATCTTGATGCTTTTCGGATGACTTTAGGCACAAGGGAAGATAATGAAGCAGCCATAGATGTGATAAACAAACTTCTAAATGAAAAGGCGGTGTAA
- the hppD gene encoding 4-hydroxyphenylpyruvate dioxygenase produces the protein MQDEKMLREQKKADFFPVKEVDYLEIYSGNAKQSCHYFCTAFGFKPVAYSGLETGNRETVSYVLQQRKIRLVITGTLNDSSRVSNFIKKHGDGVKDIALAVDDVETAYNAAVERGAIEIQPPFEIRDEHGTIKKAVIGTYGDTIHTLVERNDYKGVFMPGFEPYQTEVPFEDAGFIGIDHVVGNVERMEEWVNYYANVMGFKEMKHFTDKDITTEYSALMSKVMHNGGRIKFPINEPAEGKRKSQIEEYLEYYNGPGVQHLAILTEDIVSTVSILRKNGVEFLSTPDSYYEMLSERVGKIDEEIDKLKELNILVDRDDEGYLLQIFTKPIVDRPTLFIEVIQRKGARGFGEGNFKALFESIEREQERRGNL, from the coding sequence ATGCAAGATGAAAAAATGTTAAGGGAGCAAAAGAAAGCCGATTTCTTTCCAGTGAAGGAGGTAGATTATTTAGAAATCTACTCTGGGAATGCGAAACAGTCCTGCCATTATTTCTGCACGGCTTTCGGCTTTAAGCCAGTTGCATATTCTGGTTTGGAAACAGGCAATAGGGAAACGGTGTCTTATGTTCTTCAGCAAAGAAAGATCCGCCTCGTTATAACCGGAACTTTAAATGACAGTTCCAGAGTATCGAATTTCATTAAAAAGCATGGGGATGGCGTAAAAGATATTGCTTTAGCAGTCGATGATGTTGAAACAGCCTACAATGCTGCAGTCGAAAGAGGCGCAATTGAAATACAGCCGCCTTTTGAGATAAGGGATGAGCATGGCACAATAAAAAAAGCAGTTATTGGTACATATGGGGATACAATTCACACACTTGTCGAACGAAATGACTATAAAGGGGTATTTATGCCTGGCTTTGAGCCTTATCAAACTGAAGTTCCATTTGAAGATGCCGGTTTTATCGGAATCGACCATGTGGTTGGAAACGTAGAAAGAATGGAGGAATGGGTTAATTATTATGCAAATGTAATGGGCTTTAAGGAAATGAAACACTTTACAGATAAAGACATTACAACAGAATATTCCGCACTGATGTCCAAGGTTATGCATAATGGCGGCAGGATAAAGTTTCCGATTAATGAACCTGCAGAAGGGAAGCGCAAATCCCAGATTGAGGAATATCTGGAATACTACAACGGGCCTGGTGTGCAGCATCTGGCGATCCTGACAGAGGATATCGTCAGCACTGTCAGCATCCTTCGCAAGAATGGGGTGGAGTTTTTAAGTACACCTGATTCTTACTATGAAATGCTTTCTGAACGTGTAGGAAAGATTGATGAAGAGATTGATAAATTGAAAGAATTAAACATTCTCGTCGACCGTGACGACGAAGGGTATTTGCTTCAAATTTTCACTAAGCCAATTGTAGACCGTCCGACCCTATTCATTGAAGTCATTCAGCGTAAAGGTGCACGGGGATTTGGTGAAGGCAACTTTAAAGCACTCTTCGAATCAATTGAACGCGAGCAGGAAAGACGGGGAAACTTATAA
- a CDS encoding dihydrolipoamide acetyltransferase family protein, translating to MEVKLHDIGEGMTEAEINCFLVKPGDAVKADDPLVEVQTDKMTAEIPAPRAGIIKEFKVEPGETITVGTTILILEASGHDGMEKVKVTSHPANSHKLKEPLQSFASFKGKRVLASPFTRKIARENSIDIENITGTGPAGRILDEDIYQYLASGQSKPDPAEQEPAVSMDTILSPPAEKGIIPFRGRRKQIARKMAQSLYTIPHCTHFEEIDVTELITFRKELKNQNQNISATAFFLKALSICLKEFPVFNAVLHEEKEEIHLASVHHIGIAVDTDEGLIVPVIKHVENKTIREIHAEMKQLTEKAVENKLSVKEISGGTFTISNVGPLGGSFGATPIIQHPQTALVSFHKTKKLPVVTDDDQIVIRSMMNISMSFDHRVADGATAVRFTNRFAELIKNPKMLVLEMV from the coding sequence ATGGAAGTGAAACTTCACGATATTGGAGAAGGCATGACAGAAGCAGAAATCAATTGCTTTTTAGTCAAACCAGGGGATGCAGTGAAAGCCGATGATCCGCTAGTTGAAGTACAGACTGATAAAATGACTGCTGAAATACCTGCTCCCAGAGCGGGAATTATTAAGGAATTTAAAGTGGAGCCCGGCGAGACGATTACAGTGGGGACGACCATTTTAATTTTAGAGGCGTCGGGACATGATGGCATGGAGAAAGTGAAGGTCACTTCTCATCCTGCAAACTCTCATAAGCTGAAGGAGCCATTGCAATCTTTTGCCTCATTCAAAGGAAAACGGGTGCTTGCATCTCCATTTACGAGAAAAATAGCACGGGAAAATTCGATAGACATTGAGAATATTACAGGGACAGGTCCTGCCGGACGTATTTTGGATGAAGACATCTATCAATACTTAGCATCCGGACAGAGTAAGCCTGACCCAGCTGAACAGGAGCCAGCGGTTTCGATGGATACAATATTAAGCCCTCCTGCTGAAAAAGGAATCATTCCGTTTAGGGGCAGAAGGAAACAGATTGCCAGAAAAATGGCACAATCCCTCTATACCATTCCACATTGCACCCATTTTGAAGAAATCGATGTAACCGAGCTGATCACTTTCAGAAAAGAACTAAAAAACCAAAACCAAAATATATCTGCAACAGCCTTTTTCCTGAAGGCATTGTCAATATGCCTGAAAGAATTTCCTGTGTTCAATGCAGTCCTGCATGAAGAAAAGGAAGAAATACATTTAGCAAGTGTACACCATATCGGTATTGCGGTTGATACGGATGAGGGGCTCATCGTTCCGGTCATTAAGCATGTTGAGAACAAAACAATCAGAGAAATTCATGCGGAAATGAAACAGCTCACAGAAAAGGCGGTGGAAAATAAGCTTTCTGTAAAAGAAATATCTGGCGGGACATTCACGATCAGCAATGTGGGACCGCTGGGCGGAAGCTTTGGAGCGACACCGATTATTCAGCATCCGCAAACCGCACTGGTATCATTTCATAAAACAAAAAAGTTGCCTGTTGTCACAGACGATGACCAGATTGTGATCCGGTCAATGATGAATATTTCTATGTCTTTTGATCATAGAGTTGCAGACGGGGCGACAGCTGTTCGCTTTACTAACCGGTTTGCTGAACTGATTAAAAATCCAAAAATGCTTGTTCTGGAGATGGTATAA
- a CDS encoding alpha-ketoacid dehydrogenase subunit beta, with the protein MKTAVEAKTMTLVQAITDALDIMLNEKEEVLLLGEDIGKNGGVFRATDGLQAKYGEGRVIDTPLSEAGFVGAGIGMAVNGFLPVIEIQFLGFIYPAYEQIMTHASRIRMRTMGHFTVPMVIRAPYGAGVRAPEIHCDSTEAIFTHMPGIKVVCPSSPYDAKGLLIAAIEDPDPVLFLEPMRCYRSAKEEVPEGKYSIEIGKGNKLMEGDDVTVITWGAMVPEAMKAAELMKEKNTHCDVIDLRTLFPLDKDMIAESVQKTGRTVIVHEAHATGGVGNDVLAIINDTSFLYQKAPVERVTGFDAPVPYFGFEDHYLPTPARIQHAIEKVMKF; encoded by the coding sequence ATGAAAACGGCAGTTGAAGCAAAAACCATGACATTGGTTCAAGCCATTACCGATGCCCTGGATATTATGCTGAATGAAAAGGAAGAGGTTTTGCTGCTGGGCGAAGATATCGGAAAGAACGGTGGTGTTTTTCGTGCAACTGATGGTCTTCAGGCTAAGTATGGCGAAGGCCGTGTTATTGATACTCCTTTAAGTGAAGCGGGTTTTGTCGGAGCGGGGATTGGCATGGCTGTAAATGGGTTTTTACCTGTGATTGAAATTCAGTTTCTGGGCTTTATTTATCCTGCATATGAACAAATCATGACTCATGCTTCGAGGATCCGAATGAGGACGATGGGACATTTTACTGTTCCGATGGTTATAAGGGCTCCGTATGGTGCAGGTGTAAGGGCTCCTGAAATTCACTGTGATTCAACGGAAGCCATTTTTACACATATGCCTGGCATTAAGGTAGTCTGCCCATCCAGTCCTTATGATGCGAAAGGACTGCTGATTGCTGCCATTGAAGACCCGGATCCAGTTCTGTTTCTTGAGCCCATGCGCTGCTATCGTTCGGCCAAGGAGGAAGTTCCTGAAGGGAAGTATAGCATTGAAATTGGAAAAGGCAATAAGCTCATGGAGGGTGATGATGTGACGGTCATTACGTGGGGAGCCATGGTGCCTGAGGCTATGAAAGCGGCAGAGCTGATGAAAGAAAAGAACACTCATTGTGATGTGATTGATTTAAGGACCCTTTTCCCTCTGGATAAAGATATGATCGCAGAATCTGTCCAAAAGACAGGGAGAACAGTCATTGTCCATGAAGCTCATGCTACCGGTGGAGTAGGAAATGATGTGCTTGCCATCATTAATGATACATCGTTTTTATATCAGAAAGCACCGGTTGAAAGGGTTACTGGATTTGATGCACCAGTGCCATATTTCGGTTTTGAGGACCATTACCTGCCAACTCCGGCAAGGATCCAGCACGCAATAGAAAAAGTTATGAAGTTTTAG
- the pdhA gene encoding pyruvate dehydrogenase (acetyl-transferring) E1 component subunit alpha, giving the protein MENHFPIRRIMDENGNIINSDYEEKITEKLVKEFYRNMVRIRIFDRKAISLQRQGRIGTYAPYEGQEASQVGTAAALRENDWMFPTYRDHGAAMTFGHSLRNILLFWNGRNEGCVPPDGKKIFPPAIPIATQIPHAAGAAFAERKKGTANAAIAYFGDGATSEGDFHEGLNFASVFKAPVVFFNQNNQYAISVPFNKQMNSKTIAQKALAYDIPGVRIDGNDVFMVYFETLNALERARKGEGPTLIEAVTWRYGAHTTADDPSKYRDQSESSNRRQETDPILRLERWMKNMGRFDEKWVQTIEKKAADEIDKAIAEMEDFPPADPAVIFDHVFAEPTWQIKQQKEEYLKLIGGGQ; this is encoded by the coding sequence ATGGAAAATCACTTTCCGATCAGGCGGATAATGGACGAAAATGGAAACATCATCAATTCCGATTATGAAGAAAAAATAACTGAAAAACTTGTAAAAGAGTTTTATAGAAATATGGTAAGAATCCGTATTTTTGACCGCAAGGCTATTTCACTCCAGCGCCAAGGCAGGATAGGCACATATGCACCTTATGAAGGACAGGAGGCTTCCCAGGTCGGAACTGCTGCTGCCCTAAGGGAGAACGATTGGATGTTTCCTACCTATCGCGACCACGGAGCAGCTATGACCTTTGGCCACTCACTGCGAAATATCCTGTTGTTCTGGAACGGAAGAAATGAAGGGTGTGTTCCGCCTGACGGAAAGAAAATTTTTCCTCCGGCCATCCCGATTGCGACACAAATCCCTCATGCAGCAGGAGCTGCATTCGCAGAAAGGAAAAAAGGCACAGCAAATGCTGCTATTGCTTATTTTGGAGATGGTGCTACTTCCGAAGGGGATTTTCATGAGGGGTTGAATTTCGCCAGCGTTTTTAAAGCGCCGGTTGTCTTTTTTAATCAAAACAATCAATACGCCATCTCTGTTCCTTTTAACAAGCAAATGAATTCAAAAACAATCGCCCAAAAAGCCCTGGCATATGATATTCCGGGAGTCAGAATCGATGGCAATGATGTTTTCATGGTTTATTTTGAAACCTTAAATGCATTAGAAAGGGCCCGTAAAGGTGAAGGGCCGACACTAATCGAAGCAGTTACGTGGCGGTATGGGGCACACACCACTGCAGATGATCCATCTAAGTACCGTGATCAATCCGAAAGCAGCAACAGAAGACAGGAGACTGACCCCATTTTAAGACTAGAGCGCTGGATGAAGAATATGGGGAGATTTGATGAGAAATGGGTGCAGACCATTGAAAAGAAAGCAGCAGATGAAATAGATAAGGCTATTGCCGAAATGGAAGATTTCCCTCCTGCCGATCCAGCAGTTATCTTTGATCATGTCTTTGCAGAGCCGACATGGCAAATCAAGCAGCAGAAAGAAGAGTACCTGAAGCTGATAGGAGGTGGCCAATAA